In a genomic window of Tripterygium wilfordii isolate XIE 37 chromosome 8, ASM1340144v1, whole genome shotgun sequence:
- the LOC120003485 gene encoding cytochrome b-c1 complex subunit 6-like encodes MADEEPVDPKKHLEEACKPKCVKPLLEYKACVKRIQGDESGNKHCTGQYFDYWSCIDKCVAPKLFSKVQ; translated from the exons ATG GCAGATGAGGAACCTGTTGACCCGAAGAAGCATCTTGAAGAGGCTTGCAAGCCTAAGTGTGTGAAACCATTGCTTGAATATAAG GCTTGCGTCAAGAGGATCCAAGGAGATGAGTCAGGGAACAAGCATTGCACGGGACAGTATTTTGATTATTGGTCTTGTATCGACAAATGC GTTGCACCGAAGCTATTTTCAAAAGTGCAGTGA
- the LOC120004587 gene encoding RING-H2 finger protein ATL52-like, giving the protein MEFRHRKLMAKAVNATDTNPIPEVCESSCDKLNKSGYCLSSCETFCPDICRKEFHRSLPLNKFLIALIVVISAAFLCVFCYTVYVRYFGTNRRRLQPPEGNQQTHDEFLDEDHGPVVDHHVWYINTIGLQPSVISSIAVCKYKRGEGLVEGTDCSVCLNEFEEDETLRLLPKCSHAFHIPCIDTWLRSHTNCPMCRAPIVNNAAEASSSSSIANVDNSSTGEDDALDNRILEANEETNTEMEDETLENELAVENGRKRGEILEEDVGEELQPIRRSFSMDSLSALKITQILANVHSMESNGNSDARMVKANKSGRGSFSQRIVGDLSLFRVMGASSSVRSCQDGSSLMQRSLSCYGKLLLPTGSRSRNRNQNQNSILPS; this is encoded by the coding sequence ATGGAGTTTAGGCATAGAAAGTTAATGGCAAAAGCAGTCAACGCCACCGATACCAATCCCATACCAGAAGTCTGTGAATCATCTTGTGACAAATTAAATAAGTCTGGATATTGTCTCTCTTCATGTGAAACTTTCTGTCCAGACATCTGCCGTAAAGAGTTTCATAGATCACTGCCTTTAAACAAGTTCTTGATCGCGTTGATTGTTGTGATATCTGCTGcttttctttgtgttttctGTTATACTGTCTATGTAAGGTACTTTGGTACTAATCGGAGGAGATTGCAACCACCTGAGGGGAATCAACAGACCCATGATGAGTTTCTTGACGAAGATCATGGCCCTGTGGTTGATCATCATGTTTGGTATATAAACACAATCGGGTTGCAGCCATCCGTCATCAGCTCGATCGCGGTTTGTAAGTATAAGAGAGGTGAAGGACTTGTTGAAGGAACAGATTGCTCTGTTTGCTTGAATGAGTTTGAAGAAGATGAGACTCTTAGGCTTTTACCTAAGTGCAGCCATGCTTTTCACATCCCTTGTATTGATACTTGGCTAAGATCTCATACTAATTGCCCCATGTGTCGTGCCCCGATTGTCAATAACGCGGCtgaagcatcatcatcatcatcgattGCAAACGTCGATAATTCTAGCACCGGAGAAGATGATGCTTTAGATAACAGAATCTTGGAAGCCAACGAAGAAACCAATACAGAAATGGAAGATGAGACTTTAGAAAATGAGTTAGCTGTTGAGAATGGAAGAAAAAGAGGTGAAATTTTGGAGGAAGATGTGGGAGAAGAGTTACAGCCAATAAGAAGATCATTTTCTATGGATTCCTTATCAGCCTTGAAGATCACTCAAATTCTTGCTAATGTTCATTCAATGGAAAGTAATGGCAATTCAGATGCAAGAATGGTGAAAGCGAATAAATCTGGTAGGGGTAGTTTCTCTCAGAGGATCGTTGGAGATCTGAGCTTATTCAGAGTGATGGGTGCTTCTTCTAGTGTGAGGTCTTGTCAAGATGGGTCTAGTTTGATGCAAAGGTCACTTTCTTGCTATGGGAAGCTCTTGTTACCTACAGGTAGCCGGAGCCGGAACCGGAACCAGAACCAGAATTCGATTCTTCCTTCATAA